TCCGAGAGAAGTCGTTAAGACAGTGTTAGAAGTAAATGCCAGTGCAGTGATCTTCGCCCACAACCACCCATCCGGCATTGCGGAGCCCTCAGAGTCTGATAAGCGTATTACCAGGCGGTTAGTCGATGCTTTAGCACTCATTGATACTCGAGTGTTAGATCATGTCGTGGTTGGCCGAGAGTCTGTCTCATTTGCTGAGCGGGGCTTGATCTAATGGATATAAAATTAAAGCAGGGTGTTTTTTATCGATGCAGTAAGTTGTTTATTGATTTAGGTCGGTTTCTCAAAGAATGTGTTATCAAGATCTGTCACAAGCTGTTTGCTGTTTTAAGGAAAGCTATCAAACAAACCGTTAAAGATGATATTTTGCAATTCATATTTAACTATCTTGATAGCCCTTACCTTCGAGAGTCAGACAGTTATGATTCTGTTGTGTTATCTAAGGCAAAAGGTACATTCAATGGAATTGAGTTCAACCGTGACGGCGATTCATATGCAGGGATGGTTGGAGAGTTCGACTTTGACTTTAGCTCCGAAACGCCTTTTGTTCCTTACTCACAACTAAGTTTAATAATCGCTCATATCAAAGCTATTTTTAAATTGTGGGTGAACGACTTTTATAACTTTCTAAAATATGGTGTTTTCTATCCGATAAAGCTGAATGCCTGGTGAGGCTCATTTCAACTTCCCAATTTAGCATTATGGGAACTTGCAAACCCTTATGTAGCAAGGGTTTGCTCTCGTCCGCCCCTCTCAAGTACTCAATTCTTCGTTTCATGATAAAAAAGGAAGTTGATTATGTCTGAGGATCAAGCAGTGAAGGTTTAACACTTGGTCATATCAGTATTACTCACAAATAATCTTGATAAAGACGTTGCTTAAATAACAATTTAACCACCTATTTAAATTCCATTCTAGCCTGTGCATAAAGCACGGGCTTTTTTATATACAAAATTCAAAAGGAACAAACCATGCCATATTTGACCCGTGTTAATACAACACAAGAAGTTGATTTAGAAATAGATCTGATTGAGCTGGCATATAACCATGTCGATTCGATTCAGGACTTAGAAACGCTATTGGAAGGGATATCATCACACACTGTTGAACAGTATAAAGACAGTCTTAAAGAAAAATCGAAAGAAGAGATTTACGATAATATAACTTGTACCCAAAAATTAGCTGAATTTATTGATAATATCGCCGATTCAATTACAGATGACTATCGACAAAATATCATTGATGAAGAGATTAACAAGCGACCTGTGGATATAGTTGATGCAACTTGCTCTGCTACAGATGATGAACTGCAAGATCTACTTATTTGCATATTGAATCAGCATCCTAAAGCACTACATCAATTTCTAACAAGTCAGCACAAGGTAGTAAAGCTTGCGATGATTGAGAGTGCACAGGCATTGCTGAAGGAGTTAGAAGATTACTTCTAGAGTGCACCTTGAGGGGGGATTCGCCTCCCCCTATTCTATATTATACTGAGGTTGTTAGCTGAACCTCCAATCTTATCAAGTCAGAAATGGTTATCAATGGTGATCCAGCT
This window of the Psychromonas sp. MME1 genome carries:
- a CDS encoding DUF2787 family protein; the protein is MDIKLKQGVFYRCSKLFIDLGRFLKECVIKICHKLFAVLRKAIKQTVKDDILQFIFNYLDSPYLRESDSYDSVVLSKAKGTFNGIEFNRDGDSYAGMVGEFDFDFSSETPFVPYSQLSLIIAHIKAIFKLWVNDFYNFLKYGVFYPIKLNAW